The Chryseobacterium indologenes genomic sequence GGATTAAAACTTCATGATCTTTTGGAAGAGGTTTTTCTGCGGTACCATTTTCCAGGGTTCCGTTTTTATTTAAAATAACTGCTTTCATATGATTAATTTGAATACAAATGTAAAACGGGAATAGTTTATATTTGCTACTAGTTAACCAATGGTAACTAGTTACCTTCATGAAACTATTATGGCAAAAATTATTGAAAACGGAGTTGAAAGAGAGGCAAGCTGTACCGAAGAACTGTTTGCGATGCGTGACAGCCTGGATGTCCTGGGAGGAAAGTGGAAACTGATGATACTGAGATATCTTACCAACAGACCGGATCAGATGATCCATTTTAAAAAACTGGAACGAAGTATCGAAGGGATTTCTGCTAAAATGCTGAGTAAAGAATTAAAAGAACTGGAAACCAATTTACTGATCACAAGAACGATTCAGGATACGAAACCCATCACGGTAACCTATGCAGTAACTGAATATGGGAAATCAGTATTTCCGGTGACAGAAACCCTGGTGAACTGGGGAATACTTCATCGTGAAAAAATCAAAGAATCGATGGGATAATTATAATTAGCGGAAAAGGCAAAGATGTCGGAATATTATATGCGAAAAGACATTTTACATGATCTATATGTCTATGTGGTTTAAAATTTTTTACCATATAGACACATAGGCTTTTGAATGGCTATAAATTATTGTTTCGGCAGATCAGTGGAATCACTGAAATAGAAAAAAATCCTCACACTCGGGTAGAGCTGAGGAT encodes the following:
- a CDS encoding helix-turn-helix transcriptional regulator, producing MAKIIENGVEREASCTEELFAMRDSLDVLGGKWKLMILRYLTNRPDQMIHFKKLERSIEGISAKMLSKELKELETNLLITRTIQDTKPITVTYAVTEYGKSVFPVTETLVNWGILHREKIKESMG